A segment of the Methanothermococcus thermolithotrophicus DSM 2095 genome:
GATGAAATCGGATTTTTTTCATCTGCAAGATGTACAACCGAAGATAATTATGCCCTTCAAAAGTTTGCAAGGGCGGTAATGAAAACTAATAACATAGATCACTGTGCAAGGCTTTGACACTCTGCAACTGTTAAAGGTCTTGGGGAAGCTTTTGGGTCCGGTGCTATGACAAATTCAATTGGAGACATTGAAGATGCAGATTGTATATTGATAATAGGTTCAAATACATTTGAACAACATCCACTTATTGCAAGGAGAGTAATTAAGGCAAAAGAGAAAGGTACCAAGGTTATTGTTATTGATCCTAGGGAAACTCCAACTGCAAAACAGGCCGACTTATATCTCCAAATAACTCCAGGTTCAAATACTGCATTTTTAAACGGTCTAATGAACGTTATCATAAATGAAGGTTTGATTGATGAAGAATTTATAAGAAATAGAACAAAAGGTTTTGATGAATTAAAAAAGACTGTGGAAAAATATACTCCAGAATATGTCTCAAAGATTTGTGGCGTATCGCCTGAATTAATTGTAGAAGCAGCAAAGATGTATGGGAGTGCAGACAAAGCTTCAATACTTTACTGTATGGGTGTAACTCAATTTATACATGGGGTGGACAACGTAAAATCATGCTGTAATTTAGCAATGATAACTGGGAACATAGGTAAAAGAGGAACTGGAGTCAATCCATTAAGAGGTCAAAATAACGTTCAAGGAGCCTGCGATATGGGAGCTCTACCTAATGTATTCCCAGGGTATCAAAAAATAGAAGAGGCTTATGAAAAATTTGAAAAGGAATGGGGTGTTGAATTAAACCATGAACCTGGTTTATCAATTCCTGAAATCCTTGAAAAAGCAGGAAAAGAAATAAAATGCATATACATTATGGGTGAAAACCCAATGGTTTCTGATCCAGATGTTAACCACGTGAAACACGCTTTGGAATCTTTAGATTTTATGGTTGTTCAGGATATATTCCTAACTGAAACTGCTCAATTAGCCGATGTAGTTCTTCCAGCGGCGTGTTGGGCAGAGAAAGATGGAACATTTACAAACTCTGAAAGAAGGGTTCAAAGAGTAAGAAAAGCGATAGATCCTCCTGGAGAAGCACTTGAAGACTGGAAGATAATAAAGAGACTTGCTGAAAAAATGGGGTATGGCGAACTGTTCGACTTCAACTCTCCGGAAGAAATTTTCGAAGAAATAAGAAGAGTCACTCCGCAGTATGCAGGAATTAGCTACAAAAGATTAGGCGTTGATGGATTACACTGGCCATGTAAAACTGAAGATGATCCCGGAACCCCAATTTTACATACTGAAAAATTCTTAACAAGTGATGGATTAGGAAATATATTCCCTGTTGAATATGGGGATCCTGCAGAGCTCCCTGACGATGAATATCCATACATACTTACAACAGGAAGGATAATATTCCACTACCACACAGGAAGTATGACTAGGAGAAGTAAGCACATGGCCGACGAAATAAACGAGGGATTTATTGAAATTCATCCTGAAGATGCCAGAAAATTGGGAATTAAAAACAAAGATCTTGTAAAAGTAGTTTCAAGAAGAGGAGAAGTAACTGTAAAAGCAAATGTTACTGAAAACATTAAAAAAGGTGTAGTATTCATGCCATTCCACTTTGCAGAAACTACTGCAAACACATTGACAAATCCTGCTCTTGATCCAAACTGTAAAATCCCGGAGCTCAAAGTTTGTGCAGTTAAAATAGAAAAAGCCGAATAAATACCAATACCTCCTATTATATATTCTGGTAATTGAGGGATAATATGAATGAAACGTACTACTATGTACAAGCCGCTGATGAAGAAATACTTAATAGAGGAGAGTGCGGCGGTGCGGTTACTGCATTATTCAAGTATCTCCTTGACAAAAAGTTAGTTGATGGAGTTTTGGCCCTAAAAAAAGGAGAAGATGTTTACGACGGTATTCCAACATTGATAACATCCTCTGAGGAACTACTTGAAACTGCAGGTTCCCTTCACTGTGCTCCAGTACTGTGGGGAAAAATAATAAAGAACTACTTAAAAGATTTAAAAATTGCAGTTCCTGTAAAACCCTGCGATATGAGGGCAATAGTCGAACTTGCAAAAAGAAATCAAGTCAATTTGGATAACATCTATATGATAGGGTTAAACTGCGGTGGGACAATTCCTCCAAAGACTGCCATGGAAATGATAAAAGCCTACTACGAAGTTGACCCTAAAGATGTTGTAAAAGAAGAGATTGACAAAGGAAAATTTATAATTGAATTAAAAGACGGGACCCACAAAGGGATTAAAATAGACTATTTAGAAGAAGAAGGTTATGGAAGAAGAACAAACTGCCAAAGATGCGAAGTTAAGATTCCAAGAAAAGCCGATTTGGCCTGTGGTAACTGGGGAGTTATCGGTGAAGATGCTGGAAAGTGGACCTTTGTAGAAGTTTGTTCAGAGAAAGGTAAAGAACTAATAAAAAATGCTGAAAAAGAAGGATACATAAAAACAAAATCACCTTCTGAAAAAGGCATAATAATAAGGGAAAAAATCGAAAATAGTATGATAAAATTAGGTAAAAAATACCAGAAAAAACATCTTGAAGAAGAATACCCCAACCTTACGGAATGGGAAAAATACTGGAGCAGATGTATGAAATGTTATGGTTGTAGGGATGCATGTCCAATATGTTTCTGTGTGGAATGCGAATTAAACAGTGAATACATGGATAAAGGAGAGGTTCCTCCAAATCCGCTTATGTTTCATGGTATAAGAATGTCCCATACGGCATTCAGTTGTATAAACTGCGGACAGTGTGAAGATCTCTGTCCAATGGAAATACCTCTTGCGTACATATTCCACAGATTACAGTTAAAAATAAAAGATATGGATGGATACAATCCAGGATTGGATGATAAACTACCGCCAATACTGGATCCTTCAATCTAATTATTTCTTTTTTGTTTATTTTTAAGCAGAGATATGCAGCCGATAAACACTCCGGCAGATATTGTATCTCCCAATCCTACGGTACTTTTAGGATTTTTAACAATTCTTGATGGCACTAAAACCATTTTATAATCCTGATTTTCTGGTTCTTTACTTAATTTTTCCACTATGGAGCTCAGTAGTTCCCCATACTTATTATGAGGAATTTCAAGTCCGGCTTTTAAGTCGTTAATATCACTTATATTACCCAATACCGCCTTAGTTGATGCAAGTACTGTGGCAAACTCAAGAGTTCTTTTCAATTCTTCTTCAGTTAATGGACTTTCTCGCCTACATAGATACATTATATAGTACATGGTATGGACCTGCACTGCTTCGAGGTTGTACTTATTCATTAGAATCTTTGAGGCCTCAATAATATCTTCAACATGGCTTTTTGATAGTATTCTCTCACTCAAGTCATCGTACCCAATTACATGGACAATATTTGCAATCTCTGTTTCATCCATTCCAACACAATCCACATTTGGAAGCAATTTAGTTACTATTTTCCTTCTAATCTCTTTGTTTTGAATGGATGCAAACTCAAGATGTATCTTCAAATTTTTGTTGTTTTTTCTTAGGAGCTCGATATCTTCAATGGCCCTATTTAAATAATAGTCTGCAGTTTTGCCGTCGTTATATTTCTCTTTAATAGCCTGATAACCAGAGAGTATTGCACAATCCACCATTTCTCCAATTTCCGGTAATTTTTCTTTTAACTCTTCTTTTATTTCTATCCTGAGTTTTTCAGGCCTTGAAGCTACTATAAATCTATTTGCCTGGGGGGTAACTATTTTTTCATCACCCAGCTCAAATTCAAGACCTTTTTTATATTCAAAAATCCGGTTTATCTTAAGGGGGTCTTCCCTATATGATTCTATTGGTTTTTTTAAAATGAGCTCCCCATTTTCAACTGAAGGGTAAAGCAAATTATCTTTATTAACGAACATTTCAGCCTGTTTTTTAGATAGGATTGGAGAATATGCTATAACCTTCCCTACATTCAGAGTTGAAAGTAAATTTGAAATTATGCCAACTTGACCTCCCATTCTTTCTTCATTGTAATTAAGTCCATTGAACCATTCGTTTAACTCTTTGCTATCAAAAAGAGGTACTTCTGACGGCTTTCCTGTCTTCATAGAATGAATAAGCCTTGCAATAAAATCTATGGGACTTTCTATTGTTCTAGGATACTCTTCAATCCTCTTCTTTATCTCATCGGCATCAAATTGATCAATTATGGCCATTATGTCTTCAGGCGTTTTAAAATACTTTATGGCATCTACATTCACATTGTATGCTAAAAAAACACTCACGTCTAAAAAATTATTAAGGTGTTCTTGAAAATTATTAAACATAAAAACCCCCCATTAATCACAACTTATGGTGTACTTGCCGTTATACTGATAATTTTCTATACACATTAACTCTTCCAAAGGAGTCCCTCTTAATATTTCACGGGCAATCTCTTTTTCCTGTTCAACTGCAGGTTGGTTAAATGCATTAACTCCGTGGAGTTCTCCAGAGAATGCTGTTTGTAACTCATACATATATAACAGCTTTCCTAAGGATAATTCATTTAATTCCTCAAGAACTACCTTAACATTTGGAACCCCATGACATGTCAAGGAGGCTTCGGTAGCACTTTGTTCTGAATTTATTATTTCTGATAGGTTGTGATTGTTCAGATTACTTTCGAGCTCGTGGTTGATTTTTAAGTCATACTTAAATTTATTTACCCTCATAAATGTTACAATCTTATCCTTTGGACCGTCTATATAGAGTTGGAGCTGAGAATGTTGATCTTTTGCCCCCATTGAAACTATAGGGGTTTGTCCTTTTCCATCCTTTCCCAAACTTTCAGCCCATAATTGCCTGTACCACATACCAAACTTATGCAATCTTTCAGCGTATGGCATGATAACAGACATGTTTTTTCCCTTATTATACATTAGATAATGAATTACTGCATTCATTAGGGCAGGGTTTTTAAACACATCTTCATTATTGCAGGAGTTGTTCATTTTTATAGCTCCCTTTACCAGCTTTTCAATATCTATACCAAGGCAAGATAATGGAGCTAAACCTACCGCAGAAAGTACGGAGTATCTTCCACCAACGTTTTCAGGGATTTCAAAAAACATGTAATTTTCTTTTTCCGTAAGTTCTTTTAACGTTCCACCATTGGCTATAGCCACTATATTTTTTTCATAATCATCCACTTTTTTCATCATCAAGTTCCTTATGATAAAAAAGTTAGCCAGCGTTTCTACAGTATTTCCAGATTTACTTACCGCAAATACCAAAGTTTTCTCCAAATCCACCAATTTAAGAATTCGATATGTTTTCTCGGGATCAGAATTGTCTAAGAAATAAACTTTTGGAGAACTATATTCATTATAATACAATCCATTTATTGCCTCGTGTACCATTTGGGTACCTAGTACTGAACCCCCCATTCCTACAACTATAATGTACTCAAAATCTTTTGAATGCTCCTTTACTTTATCATACTGGCTCAAATCGGAGTCGAGTATGTCTATAAAACCCAATTCTCCAGCTTCAGCTTTTTCTAATATGCCGTTATATGCACTTTCTATTTTATTTTCGATCTTTCCTATGTCTGCTATTGATATTCCGTCTTTACCTATAACCTCATCCATTACATTGTCGTATTTAAACATGTAGTCCCTGTTCATCGTTTCCCCCATAATACTGTACCTAAAACATTATAGTTTATCTTATTTTTAAAAGTAATGTTTGTATATTGCTCCTCCAAACAATGCCTTGTACTTGTCTGCACTATCGTTGTTTTGCCAGCTCAGGTTTCTATATGCATGATAATAACAATTCTTCATCATTAATGAAAGTGGAGCGTTTGTATCATATGGACTTTTTGGGCAGTTTACATGATTATAGTTGATAAATAAACAAATCTCTCCCAGTTTATAAAATGTCCAATTTAAGGCATGTTCTATACCCCATTTTAAACCATTTTTATCATAATCTTTAAAGAGAACTCCTGTAGCTACGTCAAAATTAGGATCGTTATGTGGATCAGGATTTAAGGATATTACAGTGTCTTTTAAACCACCAGTTTCCCGAGCTACAACTGGGGTACAGTAGGCCATTGACTCCATCTGAATTAAGCCACAGGGCTCCCAAAGGGACGGAACTATGGTCCAATCGCTTCCGGCATACACCAGCGATGTAAGGGGGGGACAGAAACCCACCATGGAAATTAC
Coding sequences within it:
- the fdhF gene encoding formate dehydrogenase subunit alpha; protein product: MKLEFVHTICPYCGTGCGVDLVVKDGKIVGTEPFKRHPVNEGKTCIKGNYCYEFVHREDRLTKPLIKKNGEFVEATWDEALTLIADKLKGYSPDEIGFFSSARCTTEDNYALQKFARAVMKTNNIDHCARLUHSATVKGLGEAFGSGAMTNSIGDIEDADCILIIGSNTFEQHPLIARRVIKAKEKGTKVIVIDPRETPTAKQADLYLQITPGSNTAFLNGLMNVIINEGLIDEEFIRNRTKGFDELKKTVEKYTPEYVSKICGVSPELIVEAAKMYGSADKASILYCMGVTQFIHGVDNVKSCCNLAMITGNIGKRGTGVNPLRGQNNVQGACDMGALPNVFPGYQKIEEAYEKFEKEWGVELNHEPGLSIPEILEKAGKEIKCIYIMGENPMVSDPDVNHVKHALESLDFMVVQDIFLTETAQLADVVLPAACWAEKDGTFTNSERRVQRVRKAIDPPGEALEDWKIIKRLAEKMGYGELFDFNSPEEIFEEIRRVTPQYAGISYKRLGVDGLHWPCKTEDDPGTPILHTEKFLTSDGLGNIFPVEYGDPAELPDDEYPYILTTGRIIFHYHTGSMTRRSKHMADEINEGFIEIHPEDARKLGIKNKDLVKVVSRRGEVTVKANVTENIKKGVVFMPFHFAETTANTLTNPALDPNCKIPELKVCAVKIEKAE
- a CDS encoding Coenzyme F420 hydrogenase/dehydrogenase, beta subunit C-terminal domain, which codes for MNETYYYVQAADEEILNRGECGGAVTALFKYLLDKKLVDGVLALKKGEDVYDGIPTLITSSEELLETAGSLHCAPVLWGKIIKNYLKDLKIAVPVKPCDMRAIVELAKRNQVNLDNIYMIGLNCGGTIPPKTAMEMIKAYYEVDPKDVVKEEIDKGKFIIELKDGTHKGIKIDYLEEEGYGRRTNCQRCEVKIPRKADLACGNWGVIGEDAGKWTFVEVCSEKGKELIKNAEKEGYIKTKSPSEKGIIIREKIENSMIKLGKKYQKKHLEEEYPNLTEWEKYWSRCMKCYGCRDACPICFCVECELNSEYMDKGEVPPNPLMFHGIRMSHTAFSCINCGQCEDLCPMEIPLAYIFHRLQLKIKDMDGYNPGLDDKLPPILDPSI
- the pfkC gene encoding ADP-specific phosphofructokinase, yielding MFNNFQEHLNNFLDVSVFLAYNVNVDAIKYFKTPEDIMAIIDQFDADEIKKRIEEYPRTIESPIDFIARLIHSMKTGKPSEVPLFDSKELNEWFNGLNYNEERMGGQVGIISNLLSTLNVGKVIAYSPILSKKQAEMFVNKDNLLYPSVENGELILKKPIESYREDPLKINRIFEYKKGLEFELGDEKIVTPQANRFIVASRPEKLRIEIKEELKEKLPEIGEMVDCAILSGYQAIKEKYNDGKTADYYLNRAIEDIELLRKNNKNLKIHLEFASIQNKEIRRKIVTKLLPNVDCVGMDETEIANIVHVIGYDDLSERILSKSHVEDIIEASKILMNKYNLEAVQVHTMYYIMYLCRRESPLTEEELKRTLEFATVLASTKAVLGNISDINDLKAGLEIPHNKYGELLSSIVEKLSKEPENQDYKMVLVPSRIVKNPKSTVGLGDTISAGVFIGCISLLKNKQKRNN
- the pgi gene encoding glucose-6-phosphate isomerase, whose protein sequence is MNRDYMFKYDNVMDEVIGKDGISIADIGKIENKIESAYNGILEKAEAGELGFIDILDSDLSQYDKVKEHSKDFEYIIVVGMGGSVLGTQMVHEAINGLYYNEYSSPKVYFLDNSDPEKTYRILKLVDLEKTLVFAVSKSGNTVETLANFFIIRNLMMKKVDDYEKNIVAIANGGTLKELTEKENYMFFEIPENVGGRYSVLSAVGLAPLSCLGIDIEKLVKGAIKMNNSCNNEDVFKNPALMNAVIHYLMYNKGKNMSVIMPYAERLHKFGMWYRQLWAESLGKDGKGQTPIVSMGAKDQHSQLQLYIDGPKDKIVTFMRVNKFKYDLKINHELESNLNNHNLSEIINSEQSATEASLTCHGVPNVKVVLEELNELSLGKLLYMYELQTAFSGELHGVNAFNQPAVEQEKEIAREILRGTPLEELMCIENYQYNGKYTISCD